A stretch of Peteryoungia algae DNA encodes these proteins:
- a CDS encoding LysR family transcriptional regulator, which yields MIDKLEYFIALARQQHFGRAADECGVTQPTLSAGIRQLEEQLGVMLVQRGSRFLGLTPEGQRVLEWARRIVGDTRTMREEMRAARTGLAGHIRIAAIPTALAMVRKLTEPFQKRHPDVTFTVLSRNSLQVLSMLEDLEIDAGITYLDNEPLGRVTSVPLYSERYHLISASGSPLADRETVTWKEVAEIKLCLLTPDMQNRRIINLHMSEVGVTPKLMLESNSMIVLFSHIRTGQCASIMPRNVAESFGFPEEIRMIPITEPHAEHSVGLVAAHREPHTPLVSALLHEARARAAARDFDRNLLSSDGSSILT from the coding sequence ATGATCGACAAGCTGGAATATTTCATCGCGCTCGCTCGTCAGCAGCATTTCGGCCGGGCAGCCGACGAGTGCGGCGTGACGCAACCGACCCTGTCGGCCGGTATCCGCCAACTCGAGGAGCAGCTCGGCGTCATGCTCGTGCAGCGCGGTTCGCGTTTCCTGGGCCTCACGCCGGAGGGCCAGCGGGTACTCGAATGGGCGCGGCGGATCGTTGGTGACACGCGCACCATGCGCGAGGAAATGCGCGCTGCGCGCACGGGTCTTGCGGGGCATATCCGGATTGCGGCGATCCCGACAGCCCTTGCCATGGTTCGCAAGCTGACCGAACCCTTCCAGAAGCGTCATCCGGATGTCACTTTCACCGTCCTCTCACGCAATTCACTCCAGGTTCTGAGCATGCTGGAGGACCTGGAGATCGATGCTGGCATAACCTATCTCGACAACGAACCTCTCGGGCGTGTGACGAGTGTGCCGCTCTATTCCGAGCGCTACCACCTGATCAGCGCTTCGGGATCGCCTCTCGCCGATCGCGAAACCGTCACCTGGAAAGAGGTTGCGGAGATCAAGCTCTGTCTGTTGACACCCGACATGCAGAACCGGCGCATCATCAACCTCCACATGTCAGAGGTCGGAGTCACTCCGAAGTTGATGCTGGAATCGAATTCGATGATCGTGCTCTTTTCCCATATCCGCACCGGTCAATGCGCTTCGATCATGCCGCGTAACGTCGCGGAATCATTCGGTTTTCCGGAAGAGATTCGAATGATTCCGATCACAGAGCCACATGCGGAGCACTCGGTCGGCCTCGTCGCCGCGCATCGTGAACCGCATACTCCTTTGGTATCAGCCCTTCTGCATGAAGCCCGTGCTCGCGCGGCCGCGCGGGACTTTGATAGAAATCTCCTATCGTCCGACGGAAGTTCGATATTGACCTGA
- a CDS encoding ArsR/SmtB family transcription factor has protein sequence MKETPLTSETLDDFLSKAREASGLLKALSHETRLLMLCMLCQGEKTVSEIEQFLGIQQAVVSQQLARLRGDQVVQTRREGRQIYYRIADPQLAELISVLYKMYCGPKAAKTSEAEALAEA, from the coding sequence ATGAAGGAAACACCACTGACATCCGAGACGCTTGACGACTTCCTTTCGAAGGCACGCGAGGCAAGCGGATTGTTGAAGGCGCTTTCGCACGAGACGCGTCTCCTGATGCTTTGCATGCTCTGCCAAGGCGAGAAAACCGTCAGCGAGATCGAACAGTTTCTCGGGATCCAGCAAGCCGTCGTCTCCCAGCAACTGGCGCGCCTGAGAGGCGACCAGGTGGTGCAGACCCGGCGCGAGGGACGCCAGATCTACTACCGTATCGCCGATCCGCAACTCGCCGAACTGATCTCCGTCCTTTACAAGATGTATTGCGGTCCAAAGGCAGCAAAGACGAGCGAAGCAGAGGCCCTTGCCGAAGCCTAG
- a CDS encoding L-lactate dehydrogenase, whose translation MKIGIVGAGMVGSSAGYALALMGLASEIVLIDRDEALAVAQAEDIAHAVPFMSSTIVNAGQYRDLAGAGVVILAAGVSQKPGETRLELLERNAAVFRAVLAEVLPVVPGAILLIASNPVDVMTQITTRLSGMDPRRVIGSGTILDTARFRSLVGRHLGISPQSVHAYVLGEHGDSEVLAWTSARAGSVPLSSFAAQVGSPLTAEVRAQIDDGVRNAAYRIIKGKGSTYYGIGAGLARIVKAIARDQRDVLSVSITTPEVAGVRDVALSIPRVIGADGVLADLFPDLDDEEYSALNRSASLLKERADAIPL comes from the coding sequence ATGAAAATCGGCATCGTTGGTGCAGGAATGGTTGGCAGTTCGGCCGGATATGCGTTGGCTCTGATGGGGCTTGCGAGCGAGATCGTTCTCATCGACCGCGACGAGGCGCTCGCCGTCGCGCAGGCCGAGGATATCGCCCATGCAGTGCCCTTCATGTCGTCGACCATTGTGAATGCCGGACAATACCGCGATCTCGCAGGGGCCGGCGTGGTCATCCTCGCGGCTGGCGTCAGCCAGAAGCCCGGTGAGACCCGTCTTGAACTCCTGGAGCGGAATGCGGCCGTGTTCCGGGCCGTCCTCGCGGAAGTGCTGCCGGTCGTGCCGGGTGCAATCCTGTTGATTGCCTCCAATCCCGTCGATGTCATGACCCAGATCACCACCCGCCTGTCCGGCATGGATCCGCGGCGGGTTATTGGTTCTGGCACGATCCTGGACACGGCACGGTTCCGCAGCCTGGTTGGCCGCCATCTCGGTATCTCGCCACAATCCGTGCATGCCTATGTGCTGGGCGAACATGGCGACAGCGAGGTTCTGGCCTGGACGAGCGCACGGGCGGGCTCGGTGCCACTGTCTTCCTTCGCCGCCCAGGTCGGATCACCACTCACCGCTGAAGTGCGTGCACAGATCGACGACGGCGTGCGCAATGCGGCCTATAGGATCATCAAAGGCAAGGGCTCGACCTATTACGGCATCGGTGCCGGGCTCGCCCGTATCGTCAAGGCGATCGCGCGCGACCAGCGGGATGTCCTGTCTGTCTCCATCACGACCCCGGAGGTGGCGGGTGTGCGCGATGTTGCCCTGTCCATCCCCCGTGTAATCGGCGCCGACGGTGTTCTCGCCGACCTGTTTCCGGATCTCGACGACGAGGAGTATTCGGCTTTGAACCGCAGCGCTTCGCTTTTAAAGGAGCGCGCAGACGCCATTCCTTTGTAG
- a CDS encoding LysR substrate-binding domain-containing protein — MRRLPALSAMKVFEVVGQTRSFTRAAEQLNLTQSAVSRQVRNLEEQLGETLVIRRHHHLELTPSGAELLESLQQAFHTVEATVRNIREKSNLRRLRINVPPTFAKRWLMPRLTSLRAFLPNVDVSITTDLEDNLSERGILDCAIRFGDGEWPSLRSERLFTERHIAICAPPLIEGLRDGEAIDLSRFTFLHVLASADQRYLTWQRWLDAAGLTETDTQGGLEFDLLDLVIEAACNGLGVAVADRSMVAPLMQTGALAQVLDVEVEGHESYWLVTRTDRALSPHVEALKHWLQQEIGAGSVPALKQASA, encoded by the coding sequence ATGAGACGGCTGCCGGCCCTGTCCGCCATGAAGGTTTTCGAAGTGGTCGGGCAGACCCGTAGCTTCACCCGTGCAGCCGAACAGCTGAATCTTACCCAGAGCGCCGTCAGCCGTCAGGTGCGCAATCTTGAAGAACAGTTGGGCGAGACGCTGGTCATTCGCCGGCACCATCACCTGGAGCTGACCCCCTCGGGTGCCGAACTCCTCGAATCCCTGCAACAGGCGTTCCACACGGTCGAGGCGACGGTCCGAAACATTCGCGAGAAGAGCAATCTGCGAAGGCTCCGGATCAACGTGCCCCCCACCTTTGCCAAGCGATGGCTGATGCCGCGGCTGACCAGTCTCCGCGCCTTCCTGCCCAACGTCGATGTCAGCATTACCACCGATCTTGAGGACAATCTCTCGGAGCGCGGCATACTGGATTGCGCCATCCGCTTTGGCGACGGAGAATGGCCGAGCCTGCGATCAGAGCGGCTGTTTACCGAACGCCACATTGCCATCTGCGCCCCGCCGCTCATCGAAGGTCTGCGTGACGGCGAGGCGATCGATCTCTCCCGCTTCACTTTCCTGCATGTGCTGGCTTCTGCCGACCAGCGTTATCTGACCTGGCAGCGCTGGCTGGACGCAGCGGGGCTCACCGAGACCGACACACAAGGCGGACTGGAATTCGACCTGCTCGATCTCGTCATCGAAGCGGCCTGCAACGGGCTCGGTGTTGCGGTGGCGGATCGCTCGATGGTCGCCCCGCTGATGCAGACGGGCGCGCTTGCGCAGGTGCTGGATGTCGAGGTCGAGGGCCACGAATCCTACTGGCTCGTGACACGAACCGACCGGGCACTGTCGCCGCATGTCGAGGCGCTCAAACACTGGCTGCAACAGGAAATCGGTGCAGGTTCTGTCCCGGCACTCAAGCAGGCGAGCGCTTGA
- a CDS encoding aldehyde dehydrogenase family protein: MSTFQNFIAGTFRETGARQTIEVKNPANGRAFASVTSATEADVVEAVTAAAEAQKAWGRLPAIERGNALRRLADAVERHQQKIGAALVLESGKSLEDAVAETGYGIELMRYHAEWARRVEGEVIESDTPDETLMLKRAPIGVVACLIPFNFPIYTLVRKIAPALVTGNAVVVRPSNNTPTSAFAFAEAIREADLPAGLVSIMTMSHEVAQVMCTRRSVGMITLTGSVAAGQVVLEYCKANIAKPSLELGGKTPVIVEPDADLDVVTRSVLAAKSAHCGQVCTSVERLYVHASVHGTLLAKLKDAFESRHYGDRAEDPTRMGPLANAAARLRIHHMVERAKADGAVIETGGFLPPDEGYFYPPTLLSACRQDMEIIQEEVFGPVLGVIPYTDFDDALAMASDHQFGLASVVFTENYRKVMKAANEIEAGELYINRFPAEPYQGYHAGWKRSGLGGDDGKHGMLEFTQTRLVILKH; this comes from the coding sequence ATGTCCACCTTCCAGAACTTCATCGCCGGAACCTTCCGCGAGACCGGAGCCCGACAGACGATCGAGGTCAAGAACCCCGCCAATGGTCGCGCCTTCGCATCGGTGACCTCGGCGACGGAAGCCGATGTCGTGGAGGCAGTGACTGCTGCTGCAGAGGCACAGAAGGCCTGGGGCCGCCTGCCCGCGATCGAACGGGGCAATGCGCTCCGCAGGCTTGCCGATGCCGTCGAGCGCCACCAGCAGAAGATCGGCGCGGCGCTGGTGCTGGAATCCGGCAAGAGCCTTGAGGATGCCGTGGCGGAAACCGGATACGGCATCGAGCTGATGCGCTACCACGCGGAATGGGCGCGCCGCGTCGAAGGCGAGGTGATCGAGAGCGACACCCCGGACGAAACACTGATGCTGAAGCGTGCGCCGATCGGCGTCGTTGCCTGCCTGATCCCCTTCAACTTCCCGATCTACACGCTGGTCCGCAAGATTGCGCCGGCGCTGGTCACCGGCAACGCCGTGGTCGTGCGCCCGAGCAACAACACGCCGACCTCGGCCTTCGCATTTGCCGAGGCGATCCGTGAAGCGGACCTTCCGGCCGGTCTCGTCAGCATCATGACAATGAGCCATGAGGTGGCACAGGTCATGTGCACGCGCCGTAGCGTCGGCATGATCACACTGACCGGCAGCGTCGCAGCTGGCCAGGTCGTACTCGAATACTGCAAGGCAAACATCGCCAAGCCCTCGCTGGAACTCGGCGGCAAGACACCCGTGATCGTCGAGCCCGATGCCGATCTCGACGTGGTGACCAGGAGCGTGCTGGCAGCGAAGTCGGCCCATTGCGGTCAGGTCTGCACCTCCGTCGAGCGTCTCTACGTACATGCCTCCGTGCATGGCACGCTGCTTGCCAAGCTGAAAGACGCCTTCGAAAGTCGCCACTATGGCGACCGCGCCGAAGATCCGACGCGCATGGGGCCACTCGCCAATGCAGCCGCACGACTGAGGATCCACCACATGGTGGAGCGGGCCAAGGCCGATGGCGCCGTCATCGAGACCGGTGGCTTCCTGCCACCTGACGAGGGCTATTTTTATCCGCCGACACTGCTTTCGGCTTGCCGCCAGGACATGGAGATCATCCAGGAAGAGGTCTTCGGCCCGGTGCTTGGCGTCATTCCCTATACCGATTTCGACGACGCACTGGCCATGGCAAGCGACCACCAGTTCGGCCTCGCCTCCGTCGTCTTCACGGAAAACTACCGCAAAGTGATGAAGGCCGCGAACGAGATCGAGGCGGGTGAACTCTACATCAACCGCTTCCCGGCCGAGCCTTACCAGGGCTATCACGCCGGCTGGAAGCGCTCCGGCCTTGGCGGCGATGACGGCAAGCATGGCATGCTGGAATTCACCCAGACCCGCCTCGTCATCCTCAAGCATTGA
- a CDS encoding mandelate racemase/muconate lactonizing enzyme family protein, with amino-acid sequence MKIASLKTHVVATPAPHIGGMYWIFVELETACGIKGVGEIYSTAFHPSGIAVLVEDVFTRYLEGHDPHQIERFWRAAYSSGFTQRPDPTMVGIISGLEIACWDIIGKAAGRPVADLLGGPVFEKLRAYTYLYPKNAAGEYDYNDPDLAAEEAIRMVDAGFTALKFDPAGPYTNYSGHQLSLPVMDRCEEFCQKIRDAIGNRADLLFGTHGQMVPSSAIRLAKRLEKYDPLWFEEPVPPGQEAAMAEVARATSIPVSTGERLTTKYEFQRILQLGSASILQMNVARVGGLLEAKKIAGMAESFYAQIAPHLYNGPVGAAASIQLAATCPNFLIHEAIMDFGGFHAEVLKVKLDFDDGYLIPSREPGLGIELNHEVIARHTPYTGDRLHLQMTAEPMDVKAFAPARG; translated from the coding sequence ATGAAGATCGCATCACTCAAGACACACGTCGTCGCAACGCCCGCGCCACATATCGGCGGCATGTACTGGATCTTCGTGGAGCTGGAAACGGCCTGTGGCATCAAGGGTGTCGGCGAAATCTACTCGACCGCTTTCCACCCGTCCGGCATCGCCGTCCTGGTCGAAGACGTCTTCACCCGCTATCTGGAGGGCCACGACCCCCACCAGATCGAGCGATTCTGGCGCGCGGCCTATTCGAGCGGTTTCACCCAGCGGCCGGATCCGACCATGGTCGGCATCATATCCGGCCTCGAAATCGCCTGCTGGGACATCATCGGCAAGGCGGCGGGGCGACCGGTCGCGGATCTGCTCGGCGGGCCCGTCTTCGAGAAGCTGCGCGCCTACACCTATCTCTATCCAAAGAATGCAGCGGGCGAATATGATTACAACGACCCGGATCTCGCCGCCGAAGAGGCGATCCGCATGGTCGATGCCGGCTTCACCGCGCTGAAGTTCGATCCGGCCGGCCCCTATACCAATTATTCCGGTCACCAACTGTCGCTGCCCGTCATGGATCGCTGCGAGGAGTTCTGCCAAAAGATCCGTGATGCAATCGGCAACCGCGCCGATCTTCTCTTCGGCACGCATGGGCAAATGGTGCCCTCCTCGGCAATCCGGCTGGCCAAGCGGCTTGAGAAATATGACCCGCTGTGGTTCGAGGAACCTGTGCCGCCAGGCCAGGAAGCGGCGATGGCGGAAGTCGCCCGCGCGACCTCGATCCCGGTGTCGACGGGCGAACGCCTGACCACGAAATACGAATTCCAGAGAATATTGCAGCTTGGCTCTGCCTCCATCCTGCAGATGAATGTCGCTCGCGTCGGCGGCTTGCTGGAGGCGAAAAAGATCGCCGGGATGGCCGAGTCCTTTTATGCGCAGATCGCACCGCATCTCTACAACGGTCCGGTCGGGGCAGCAGCGTCGATCCAGCTCGCGGCAACCTGCCCGAATTTCCTCATCCACGAGGCGATCATGGATTTCGGCGGCTTCCATGCCGAGGTGCTGAAGGTGAAGCTCGACTTCGACGACGGCTATCTCATCCCTTCGCGCGAGCCGGGGCTGGGCATCGAGCTGAACCACGAGGTCATTGCGCGGCACACACCCTACACCGGCGACAGGCTGCACCTGCAGATGACCGCCGAGCCTATGGATGTGAAAGCCTTCGCACCGGCCAGGGGCTGA
- a CDS encoding GMC family oxidoreductase, giving the protein MIFDFIVVGAGSAGCIVASRLSDSGRHSVLLIEAGGEDKSFWFKIPVGYAKSYYNPKVNWMYRMEPDPALGGRRIYAPRGKVQGGSGSINAMVFVRGAAEDFDNWRAAGNPGWGFDDVLPYFRKLETHARGESPWHGDKGPIHVTPMRGATHPVSDAFLAACDELGLPLNEDFNGATIEGAGVYDVNTRRGQRSHSSAEYLRPALKRQNLSIERGAHARRLIIEADGRVSGIEVMQHGRLRSFTARREVILAAGAVDTPKLMQLSGLGDGSTLFAQGIETRKQLPAVGRNLQDHLCASFYYRSKLPTLNGDFASLIGQARFGLTWLLRRRGPFAMSVNQAGGFFRGAPEEVRPNIQVYFNPLSYRIPDNPGAGLTPEPYPGFLIAFNACRPTSKGTITIASPDAADAPLIRPNYLSTDRDVEEVLQGSRLMRRIADTNALEAWVAEEVSPSGAADTDAKLLDYFRLNSGSIYHLCGTCAMGSDPRETVVDSRLRVHGVPGLRIVDASVFPNITAGNINAPTMMVAEKGAAMILEDAQSA; this is encoded by the coding sequence ATGATCTTCGATTTCATCGTGGTCGGTGCGGGCTCTGCGGGCTGCATCGTGGCAAGTCGGCTGAGTGACAGTGGTCGCCATTCCGTGTTGCTGATCGAGGCCGGCGGCGAGGACAAGTCCTTCTGGTTCAAGATCCCGGTCGGCTACGCCAAAAGCTACTACAATCCCAAGGTCAACTGGATGTACCGGATGGAGCCGGATCCGGCACTGGGCGGGCGGCGGATTTACGCCCCGCGCGGCAAGGTGCAGGGTGGTTCCGGCTCGATCAACGCCATGGTCTTCGTGCGGGGTGCGGCCGAGGATTTCGACAACTGGCGGGCCGCCGGCAATCCCGGTTGGGGTTTCGATGACGTGCTCCCCTATTTCCGCAAGCTGGAAACCCACGCCCGGGGCGAGAGCCCCTGGCACGGCGACAAGGGGCCGATCCATGTAACCCCGATGCGCGGCGCGACCCATCCAGTCAGCGATGCCTTCCTCGCTGCCTGCGACGAACTTGGTCTTCCGCTCAACGAGGACTTCAACGGCGCGACGATCGAGGGGGCCGGCGTCTACGACGTCAACACCCGTCGTGGCCAGCGCTCGCATTCCAGCGCGGAGTATCTGCGCCCCGCGCTCAAGCGACAGAACCTCTCCATCGAGCGTGGCGCCCATGCGCGTCGCCTGATCATTGAAGCAGATGGACGCGTATCCGGCATCGAGGTGATGCAGCATGGGCGCTTGCGCAGCTTCACAGCCCGTCGCGAAGTCATCCTGGCCGCTGGTGCAGTTGATACGCCGAAGCTGATGCAGCTTTCAGGCCTTGGCGACGGATCCACCCTTTTCGCCCAAGGCATCGAGACCCGCAAACAGCTACCGGCCGTTGGCAGGAACCTGCAGGACCATCTCTGCGCCAGCTTCTATTATCGGTCGAAACTGCCGACGCTGAATGGCGACTTTGCAAGCCTGATCGGTCAGGCGCGCTTCGGCCTGACATGGCTTCTGCGGCGCCGTGGCCCATTTGCGATGAGCGTCAACCAGGCCGGCGGGTTCTTCCGGGGGGCGCCTGAGGAGGTGAGGCCGAACATACAGGTCTATTTCAACCCCTTATCCTATCGTATCCCGGACAATCCGGGTGCGGGGCTGACCCCGGAACCCTATCCGGGCTTCCTCATCGCGTTCAACGCCTGCCGCCCGACCAGCAAGGGCACGATCACGATCGCTTCACCTGACGCAGCGGACGCTCCGCTGATCCGGCCGAACTACCTGTCGACCGATCGCGATGTGGAGGAGGTTCTGCAAGGCAGCAGGCTGATGCGCCGGATCGCCGACACGAATGCCCTTGAAGCTTGGGTGGCGGAGGAGGTTTCGCCGTCCGGTGCGGCCGACACCGACGCAAAGCTCCTGGACTATTTCCGCCTGAACAGCGGCTCGATCTATCATCTCTGCGGCACCTGCGCGATGGGCAGCGATCCGCGCGAGACCGTGGTCGATTCCCGCCTCAGGGTTCATGGCGTGCCGGGCCTGCGCATCGTCGACGCCTCGGTTTTTCCGAACATCACCGCTGGCAACATCAACGCCCCGACGATGATGGTCGCTGAAAAGGGTGCGGCGATGATCCTGGAAGACGCACAATCCGCCTGA
- a CDS encoding F0F1 ATP synthase subunit epsilon has product MADNFNFELVSPERLLLSEQVSEVVIPATEGEMTVMANHAPTMTTIKPGVVTVKLASGQVSKYVVFGGFADILPTGCTLLAESAVSLADISPDTLTKRIDEARKELEGVEHHEHRTKLEQYLAELTNLNGVLVAA; this is encoded by the coding sequence GCCGACAATTTCAACTTTGAACTCGTTTCGCCCGAGCGCCTTCTGCTCTCCGAACAGGTAAGCGAAGTCGTCATTCCGGCAACGGAAGGCGAAATGACCGTCATGGCCAATCATGCGCCGACGATGACCACGATCAAGCCGGGCGTGGTGACTGTGAAGCTCGCCTCCGGTCAGGTGTCGAAGTATGTGGTTTTCGGTGGTTTCGCCGACATTCTGCCGACTGGCTGCACGCTGCTGGCTGAATCTGCCGTTTCGCTCGCCGACATATCGCCGGATACGCTGACGAAGCGCATCGACGAGGCCCGCAAGGAACTGGAAGGCGTCGAGCATCACGAACACCGCACCAAGCTCGAGCAGTATCTCGCCGAGTTGACCAACCTGAACGGTGTTCTCGTCGCCGCCTGA